Proteins encoded by one window of Nitrospirota bacterium:
- a CDS encoding HAD family phosphatase, translated as MNIVFDLGRVVVRWEPDVIIAGAFADPAVRTAVRTEVIDHPDWLALDRGVLSQHDAIVRAAERTGLPIQDVAGFLTGVPHALVPIPETVDLMYRLKAAGHRLYCLSNMQVASIEHLERAYPFWDVFDGVVISCRIHLIKPEPAIYAYLLEKHGLDGADTIFVDDTVVNLEAAARFGIRTIQFENTAQCEQRLTALGCL; from the coding sequence ATGAATATCGTCTTTGATCTCGGTCGAGTGGTGGTCCGGTGGGAACCCGATGTCATCATCGCCGGCGCGTTCGCTGACCCGGCGGTGCGGACCGCGGTGCGCACCGAAGTCATCGATCATCCCGACTGGCTCGCGCTGGACCGCGGCGTCCTGTCTCAACATGACGCAATCGTCCGCGCGGCGGAACGAACCGGACTGCCGATCCAGGACGTCGCGGGCTTCCTCACAGGCGTCCCACACGCGCTGGTGCCCATTCCCGAGACCGTGGATTTGATGTATCGGTTGAAGGCCGCCGGACACCGCTTGTATTGCCTCTCGAACATGCAGGTCGCTTCGATCGAGCACCTGGAACGGGCCTATCCCTTCTGGGACGTGTTCGACGGGGTCGTGATTTCGTGTCGCATCCACCTGATCAAACCGGAACCCGCGATCTACGCCTATTTGTTGGAGAAGCACGGACTCGACGGGGCGGACACAATCTTTGTCGACGACACGGTGGTCAATCTGGAAGCCGCAGCTCGATTCGGAATCCGCACGATTCAGTTCGAAAACACCGCGCAATGCGAACAGCGTTTGACGGCGTTGGGCTGCCTGTAA
- a CDS encoding alpha/beta fold hydrolase produces the protein MTSGSHRTTTRPRSKTIFMAPPGWTWPRYMPVLPRSQAFLLIARPRLPRYDAVMARLTVGSGGDYVDYTLACPPSCENPDTVVIYVHGFASHQRGEKALYFGERFVARGDAYLAFDLRGHGASSGSMVDLTVTRALADVEAILAWAQPRFARLVVIGSSLGGQLAAWAAARDPKRVTANLLIAPAFSFYENRVRDLGAEGMARLRAEGYAIVRNEWVTTPIGRYLVSDAEGYGLDRLLAAYRTPTLILHGTEDATVPLTGSVEFATRSSARPLELMAIAGGDHRLTDHKATLFHYMVGFLEQL, from the coding sequence ATGACATCGGGTTCCCACCGGACCACCACTCGACCGAGATCAAAGACGATATTCATGGCGCCTCCAGGCTGGACATGGCCCCGGTATATGCCGGTTCTGCCGCGGAGTCAAGCTTTTCTCTTGATTGCACGCCCCAGGCTCCCACGGTATGATGCGGTCATGGCCCGGCTTACGGTGGGGTCGGGCGGCGACTACGTGGACTACACGCTGGCCTGCCCCCCGTCCTGTGAGAATCCAGATACGGTCGTCATCTACGTCCACGGTTTTGCCTCGCACCAGCGCGGGGAGAAAGCACTGTACTTCGGCGAGCGGTTTGTCGCGCGCGGGGACGCGTACCTCGCCTTCGACCTGCGAGGACACGGCGCATCCAGCGGGTCGATGGTCGATCTGACCGTCACCCGCGCACTGGCGGACGTGGAGGCGATCCTGGCGTGGGCGCAGCCGCGGTTCGCCCGACTCGTGGTGATCGGGTCGTCGCTGGGCGGGCAGCTCGCGGCGTGGGCCGCGGCGCGCGATCCCAAGCGGGTGACGGCCAATCTGCTGATCGCCCCCGCGTTTTCCTTTTACGAGAACCGCGTGCGCGATCTGGGAGCCGAGGGGATGGCGCGGTTGCGGGCCGAGGGGTACGCCATCGTGCGCAACGAATGGGTGACCACTCCCATAGGCCGGTATCTGGTCAGTGACGCCGAAGGCTACGGGCTCGACCGCCTGCTGGCCGCGTACCGAACGCCCACGTTGATTCTTCACGGCACGGAGGATGCCACGGTGCCGCTGACCGGCAGTGTGGAATTTGCCACGCGATCGTCCGCAAGGCCGCTGGAGCTCATGGCCATCGCGGGGGGCGATCATCGCCTGACCGATCATAAGGCGACGCTGTTCCATTATATGGTTGGATTTCTGGAGCAGCTATGA